The window TAGACTTGTAGATTAAAACATGCCGTAGGGTCAGAGAAATCCATCCAACACATTCATACAACAAACCGTGATGAGTGAATTTACAATTAGTGATGAACCTCAGACCTCTGTGATATACAGTGTCCAGAGCATGCAGGCTTTGTGAGGAGGTGTGCATGTATGATGAAAATTGTAGAACTAGAGAAAATAATCGTACAGTTAAATTATGACATGCATAACTTTAAGGGTCTCTATTAAGAGCCACCACAACTTTTATTAAGGAGTCTGTCATTGAACAAATCAGGACTTGATATTCACATTTAAGACATGCATCCTTAATGTGTAAGATGTTGGCCTATTTATAACACAACAGTTAAGAATAACACGATACTCGTCTAATCCACAACTCATTTATGTGAATGACTGTTTCTGGAGGTATAGGTATAAAGTACAAGTATTAAACTGGCTTAATTACTATGGATGTGGCGGTGGAGCGCTTTCTAAAGTTAGATTGTATTTATAACAAGGTGTGTCTCAACTCACAAGTATTTTGGACAGTATATAACCTACTTCACATATAATAAGAATTTGCTGTTTAGTTGTGATgtggtggctcttaaaagagcctttgtgtttgttgaggtCAGTATTGGGTGTCTACTTCTTGGCAGCCTTCTCGGTCTTCTTGGGCAGGAGAACAGCCTGGATGTTGGGCAGCACTCCTCCCTGAGCGATGGTGACTCCTCCGAGCAGCTTGTTGAGCTCCTCGTCGTTGCGGACAGCCAGCTGCAGGTGACGGGGGATGATACGGGTCTTCTTGTTGTCACGGGCAGCGTTACCGGCCAACTCCAGGATCTCAGCGGTCAGGTACTCGAGCACAGCCGCCAGGTAGACGGGGGCTCCGGCACCAACACGCTGGGCATAGTTTCCTTTACGCAGCAGCCTGTGAACACGACCGACTGGGAACTGGAGCCCGGCACGGGAGGAGCGAGTCTTTGCCTTTGCTCTGGCTTTTCCGCCGGTTTTGCCTCTTCCTGACATGGTGTAGGTTAATCTCTAGAGTCGATTCTGAGAGAAATGTGCTCTAGGCGGAAATGCCCTCTATTATATGTCCGCGGAGCGCGCGCGTTTTCCTGCTCCTCCAACCAGTAAAGGGGCCCCCAGGCTCCCAGCTGCGCTCCACAGTTTGAACAACCTTTTCTCCAATGAGCAGCGGAGATGTAAGCGGGGGCTCGCTCCCCCCATCGGGGGCTGAGCTCCAGAAGCAACCGGCCACCAATCAGAGGCCGGAGGTCCGAAGCAGCGTCACCGTTACACATCCGCTCCTCTGCTTTAAGAGCAGCTCGTCCCGTAGCTCCCTACATTTTTCTCCCGCTCAGAGAGACAATACACAATGGCAAGAACCAAGCAGACCGCTCGTAAGTCCACAGGAGGCAAAGCCCCCAGGAAGCAGCTGGCCACCAAGGCTGCCCGTAAGAGCGCCCCGGCCACCGGCGGCGTGAAGAAGCCCCATCGTTACAGGCCCGGTACCGTGGCTCTCAGAGAGATCCGTCGTTACCAGAAATCCACCGAGCTGCTCATCCGCAAGCTGCCCTTCCAGCGTCTGGTCCGTGAGATCGCTCAGGACTTCAAGACCGACCTGCGCTTCCAGAGCTCCGCTGTCATGGCTCTGCAGGAGGCCAGCGAGGCTTACCTGGTCGGTCTCTTCGAGGACACCAACCTCTGCGCCATCCACGCCAAGAGGGTCACCATCATGCCCAAAGACATCCAGCTGGCCAGAAGGATCCGCGGAGAGAGAGCTTAATCTGTCTACTGCTccaaaacaaccacaacggctcttttaagagccaccacTTTTTACTCAAGACATATTCCTGTACTGTCTAATTTAGTCAATATTGTCTCATTATTAGTCGCATTTTATGGACTAAATAATATCCTACTAAAATGATACGCAGTGCTTCAACCAGATTCCTATGATGCACATATAGAGCACATATTACGACGTTGTTATTAATACACATTGTACTTATTTTCCATTCTATTTCCTTTTCCAGGATTTGTCACTCAGAtattgaagtgtctgatgtaaccaggacagagataatataaatttacaatgggcgcatcaggagtatctgaaggagatttaggagccctctcagtggaatgtgtacaatggggcccctgtatccagagagttgcccagggacttctggacaagagattgtatctgtgacctgtgttgtcctttgagtttatgacatacatatgacatacatatgactaagacagaaacccctgcagttgtatgaagaggggtgtcctgaaaacaaacagatgtccctatgttgttctcctgtgaggtttgtccataaataccagagtttctgtgtgtaaggggagagatcacttttggctgtgtctctcccaggtcgaaccatggcgagcctggcgatgctgtaacttgtttgtcaataaaatgatcattatgtaagcaagtcagtgtcaacggagaatttcttcatcatcaaacatgtcaacaacaaggaaatccacatcaatatAGTctatatataaatgatataatatattaacctgaaggCTCCCTCGTTTTTAATCTTTCAGCtaaaaaaactgctataaattAACAGGACACACTCTCAACTCAGGATCAATCAAACAACTTATTGGGAAGGAGCTGAGAGTTGTCAAGACATTAGAGCAACACATACAATGCTTACAAATGATTATAACACATAAGACgctaacatttaaaacatctcaCAATACCTTACAGGTTCGGAGGTACCTCATGgaacagcagagacaggaacAGAACCAGATAATGTGCAGGTTAATGGAATTTATAAGCAGAAATGAAGATAGGGGAAATAATAGATTCTCACAAGTAGCCTATAAGCTCAACAcgtgttatgagttgacgctatacaaataaaaattgattgattgatggatggatgactcaCTATACCTTATTATTCACACTGATTTATTGATGTTAGACCAAGAACATATTTAGTAGTCATCACCTTCAAGTTCAACAGCCCCAGCCTTGATTATGCTTCTTCTAATATCTACATTCAAATGAGGCTTGATTGAAACTAATTTATCATACAATCATTAAGGCTAAATCAATAATTTGCTCAAGTCAAATGTGTCAGTGAAAAATTGTTTTCTAATTCAATGCACATGCTGATAGTAGTCTGAAATTCAACACAAGAATTGTAACAAGTTGTATTCAGCTAATGACTTGATGCAGAGAGTCCTGACTTATATTGAAATATAGCCTACATGAATTGTCATTGACTGCAGTAAAATCAATTTGACACATTGTAGACAACATTGGACTGGCAAGCTCTCAGTCCACTTTTAAATctctttcaaaaacatttttacaaatgtgCTTTTAGGGGATTtgttgtttgagtgtgtttttcttttttgtttattccttAATTAATGCTTTTATTACTAATTATGGTAGAATCCAGGGCAGTATCTTAAATCTCTTATCCCCTTTATCTTTTATGGTTTCAATCTGCTTCTTTCATTCCTTTTTATCTTTTCGATGTTTTTATATTGACTTTTCCTCTTCTGTGATTTCTTGctaattttaattaattttaattttaatttgtatAATCTGTGGAACTCCTGTATTGTACTCctcacatttctctctctctctctctatatatatattttaaagcactCTGTAACCCTGTtttgtgctatataaataaagcttattatttttattagcTATAACAAGTATGAGATCAAGATATTTCAAGATATCTGAATATATATTGGGTTACACAAATGTTCAAATGCTAGTGAGTGTGTTTATATGGAGTCTCATATATGAAAAGTATATTTATCAAATGTAttcgtatatatatatatatatataaaacactttttatacatAAATGATGCAGCACAAAAAATATgacccccctccacacacacgcacacacaccacaacaatttgtaaaaaaacaaatctagttaaaaaaagtgattgaTGACTGGGGAAACacgctgtccaaggtgctgaaatgatctctgctgcagcatgttgtgtcATTTGCTTAGAAACAGAATAATGAATGTGAATGCTTTCACTCCAAGATGATGAATGTTTTCTTCACCTCCTGGTCCATGTGGAGCTCAGTCAGTCTAACAGGAGTcacactgcagctgctggtcAGAGGGGGGCGCTAATGCTTCATAAAATTGAACAATGACATATTCATTGTGTCCCCGTTAGATAAAGAATGAATATTAATTTAAAGTCTAGGGACGACTTAAGTGGAGGTGAATGTGATTGTTCCAATACATGTCGGAGGTATTCTGACTGGATTGTTCTGATGACAGTCAGACATCCTGAACAGGGGGGCAGAGGAAAAGCCCCTAAATGAAGAACAGGAACTTGTCATTGTCAACATGGTGACTGCTGACAATGAAATAAAGCCTTTAGTACAACAATTatgtctctgtcttctttttctcatAAACCAAACTTCTATAAAACTACTCTGATATGGGTCATTCCTTTTTTGTATTGAATTCCTGcagcaaaataaacaaaatacatgcatttactaaacccaacaaaacagaaatgtatagAGGCTTCAAGACGGAAACTCCAGAGCAAAACAGAATCAATGTGTGTTTTAGGTGTGTTAAGAGTTCATGAAacttgttaaaagaaaaaatggtCATAGCAATTGTAAAAAACTGCAATTCTGACTTAAATTATACTAATGAGAGAAAAACTAATGGAAATCATTGGTGATGTttagtacatttacacaccagTGAGAAAGACATCATCAGTTAATtactaaatatacataaacaCAGTTATAATCAGAtgaaatgtgattaaatatgaagATATAAAGGATAGATGATCCACGGTGAATTGTCCTGCAGTGAATAAGTGATGATGGTCCAGTTATCACGATGAATCCAAACTACAGAAACTATCTACATGTCATCAACAGCTTCTAACGGaaggagacaaaataaaacacttcttaTGAATACTCAGTAACCAGGCTGTTCTGGAGAATCTGGACGATTTTACTGACAATCATGTTCAATTAATTTGGTTTCCttaaaattttattttattctaaataaaaactaaaaatgtgaaCAGACAATTAACCTCTTTAGACTACGTGGTCAATTTAAAATCCATGAATCcaaattaaataattttcaGGTACGCTTAACAGTATTCATCATCACTGAATGTTATTTTGACATTGATGCTGTctaatttgtgttttgtttattaaacAGCTCGTGCTGCAGCTCCTCGGAGTGATCAACGGTGGTCGCTATTTTCTAAACCCTAAAGGACCTCAGACCTCAGCGCCGGTCACATGACTGAAAGCTAAGAATTGCTCAGTGTGGCGGTCAGCCAATCCTGTGTGAGAAACAGCACATGGGTATTTGCTTCAACACCAAATATATACTGCTTTCTGACACTCACTTCAGTATCAGTTTTTGAGATCACCACTCAGAAAACATGCCTGAAACCGTGAAAGCGCCCAAGAAGGGCTCAAAGAAAGCCGTCTCTAAGGCCACCAAGACcggaaagaagaggagaaagtccAGGAAGGAGAGCTATGCCATCTACGTCTACAAGGTCCTGAAGCAGGTCCACCCCGACACCGGTATCTCCTCCAAGGCTATGGGCATCATGAACTCGTTCGTGAGCGACATCTTTGAGCGCATCGCCGGGGAGTCCTCCCGTCTGGCTCAATACAACAAGCGCTCCACCATCACCTCCAGGGAGATCCAGACCGCTGTCCGCCTGCTGCTGCCCGGTGAGCTGGCTAAACACGCCGTGTCTGAGGGCACCAAGGCTGTGACCAAGTACACCAGCTCCAAGTAAACCCGCTGATTACCAACAACACAACGGTCCTTTTAAGGACCAGACAACTTTTCCTCAGAGAGCTGGTTTCCTACCGAATGTATTATTGTGTTCTACACGACTTACAATAATACCATACAGCTTAGGTGAACACAATTTTAGACACTAAAGGCTATCGGGTATGAGAAACCAAATCTATATTTCAATATGCCAATACATACAAAATCTCTGACCATATCAGGTGATCGTTTCTGATTTATCTAATAAATTTTGTAGTTCATTCAACCACAGCGGTGAATATTGTATGGAGAAGTAGATATCGTGTGGTATAATAAAACAGTCTTTTTCATTCATGGAAAGGATGCTTAACTGTAAGTGTGTTTCTAAGTACATGGCCTCACAGTTTGTAACATCACTACTCAAATCAGTTAAGGGGGTAATAAGAGTCTCATTTTTATTTCCCCTCTAAAACGATAAGACACGTAGAAAACGTTTTAAGTTATTG is drawn from Labrus bergylta chromosome 8, fLabBer1.1, whole genome shotgun sequence and contains these coding sequences:
- the LOC136179777 gene encoding histone H3, producing the protein MARTKQTARKSTGGKAPRKQLATKAARKSAPATGGVKKPHRYRPGTVALREIRRYQKSTELLIRKLPFQRLVREIAQDFKTDLRFQSSAVMALQEASEAYLVGLFEDTNLCAIHAKRVTIMPKDIQLARRIRGERA
- the LOC110004399 gene encoding histone H2B-like, with the protein product MPETVKAPKKGSKKAVSKATKTGKKRRKSRKESYAIYVYKVLKQVHPDTGISSKAMGIMNSFVSDIFERIAGESSRLAQYNKRSTITSREIQTAVRLLLPGELAKHAVSEGTKAVTKYTSSK